The genomic segment TTATTTTTCTTTGCCGTATCCCAGTTTGTGGGGGGAGCACTGTCAGATAGCTTTGGCAGAAAAAAAGTGCTGCTGGTATTCTTACTTCTTAACCTGATTGGGTTAGTGGCCTCATCCATTGCAACCAGGGCAGATATTTTTATCCTGGGGCAGGCGCTGACAGGCCTGGGGGGAGGGGTTCTGGCTGTTCTAACCCGGGCAATAGCTGTTGATTCATTCGATGAGCAGTCTCTGGGTAAGATATTTACGACGAATGCGATGTTGATTTTCATTGCTCCTATTATCTCCTCCCAGCTCGGAATGCATTTCTATACGGTTTCCAGAGTAACGGATGTATATTTTGTTTTTTCCGTTATATCGCTTGTTCTGTTTATTATCAGTGTAATGTTTCTTCCTGAAACACTAAATGACGGTGAAAAGAAGCGCTTCAACCTGAATTCAGTGGTAAGAAATTATTTCAATATTTTAAACAATAAAAAATTCCTTTGTTATTGGGTATCTTTTAGTATCGCAACTGGCCTGGTAATAGGTGGGGTTTTTACCATATTATCCAGGGTGTATATTGGGACGTTTGGGATAAGCCCAGATAAATATTCAATCGTAGTCTTCGGCTGTTCGATCTTTATACTTATTGGTATTTTTTTGACCAGGAGAATCATCTCCCCTGAAGTAAGAGCTAGAATTAAGATATTAAAGTCACTTCTTTGTTTTGGTTTTTTATCCATACTGGTGTTCTTAGTTTCCTTAATCATGGACCAGGTTAATATCTATACCACCTCAGTTACTTTAATATTACTGGCCATATTTTGCGGAATGCTATGTCCTTTTGCTAATTATTTTGCCATGAACTCACTGAATGAAAGTAAGGGCAGTGGGTCTGCCTTGATCTCTATATCAGGCAGCTTAGCTTCAGCGATTGTTTCATTGATTGTTGGCGTTAGCTTATTCTCACCTATTGATTTATTAATGATTGCTTCTTTTTTTGGGGTATCGACTATTCTCTTTCTCAGAACGAGAAGATGCATTGTAGAGCAATAAATTATCTCCCTGAGAGTATAAATTATTGAATATCCGTATGACTTGCAAAATCATCTTGATTAGGTGGTTTTGCTTTTTTATTTGTATGAATCATAAAAATAACTGCAAGATATGGAGCTAAGTCGTGAAGAGAATTGCTGTTTTATTATTTATGTTTACATCCCATGCCATGGCCGCGGCATTTGTTAATGTTCCCGTCTTAAATATCTATGCAAAGCGTTCCCGGGTCAGCATGCTGGGCTCCCAGGCTATCTACGGAGAGCGCCTCAGGGTGATACGTTTTGATCACGCCTGGACCCTGGTTCAAACCAAAGACCACTACCGGGGCTGGATCTATGGCAAGGTCCTGGCGTGGAAAAAAAACGACGGGGGAAAGGCGGCCAGAGTGATGACTGTCCACAGGATGAATAACCTGTATCGCTCCCCCGATACGGCGGCAAGCTCGCCTCTGCAGGTGCTTCCGTTTGGGGTAAGCATGCCGGTGATCTACCACTCTCACAGGCATCAGGGACGCTGGTTAGAGGTCAGGCTGGTCACGGGTGAGAAAGGGTGGATCCAGCAGGGGGATATAAGGGCCGATAACAAGCCCCTCACACTGGCAGCTATGTTGAATCTGAGCTGGCAATTTCTCGGGGTACCCTACACCTGGGGAGGTAAATCAAGTTTTGGCTACGACTGCTCTGGATTTATTCAGCAGCTGTTTGGCCTGATGGATATCCAGTTGCCTCGCCACTCCTCGGCTCAGGCTCACTGGAAAGGCTTTATTTCGGTGAGGCGTAACCGCCTAAAAGCGGGAGATCTGTTGTTTTTCGGAGTTGGTCAAAAAATTTCCCATGTGGGTCTTTATCTCGGTCGCATCAATAATCACCGGATGTTTATTGATGCGACCGTATCGGATAACTACGGACGAAATGCTCCCCTGGTGCAACTCAGTGATCTGGATTCACCTTTTTGGAGTCGGTTATTTATTGAGGCAAGACGTCTGAAGCAAGGAAGATAAATGGTTTATTCAAGTGGTAACCCGGGGTTACCACTTGTGATGTTAGTGATCTTTGAGGATATTGGCCAGCTGCTGTGGCATATCAATCATCACATCATGGCCGCAGGGTAAGCTATGGCAGCTCCAGTTGGGATCTTTCTGAAACTGCTGATAACGATGGGTGTGCGGGTTGTTTGAGTAACCTTCGGCATAGACAAAGGTTCTTTTTCCAATGGTCTGCCAGGCGCCTGTGAGATGGAGCTTCTCGGTGAAAGTAGCGATCGGCTGAGGAACCAGCAGGCTGTTAACCCATTCTCGTTTTCTCGGGTCAATATCGAAATAGGCTGAATCGGGGGATGGGATCTTAAATCCTCCACCTTTGACTTTGGCGTTTTTCAAGAACGACTCTTTTTTTGCCTCTTTCATAAAATCCATCAGGCACATATTAGAAATTTGTTCACCTCCCTCTTCGGGAACCATGGCATCCACATAGATCAGGGCTTTAATCTTATCGGGAAGCAGATCGGCGATGGCGGTGATGACAAGCCCGCTATAGCTGTGACCGACCAGGATCACATCCTCAAGCTCTTCAAAGCGAAAGAGTCCGAGGATATCCTGGATATGGGTGCTGAGGTTGATGTCAGCATTGAGCTCATAAGCTCGATCTCCAAGCCCGGACAGGGTTGGGGTATAGACAATATTTCCTTCATCTCTGAGAGTTTTTGCAGTTTCTTTCCAGCTCCAGGCTCCGTGCCATGCGGCATGAACCAATACATAAGTAGACATAGTTACAGCTCCTGTTTTTAATCCTGTGATGAGTTTTCTGAGTCGGTCCAGCTAGCCTATTCATAGGTAGTGAACTCACTTAAGCTCTGAGTTCAGGCTAGCAGCCCATTGGGAACATGTAAATGGGAATGATTATCATTTAAAGAGAA from the Dongshaea marina genome contains:
- a CDS encoding alpha/beta hydrolase, encoding MSTYVLVHAAWHGAWSWKETAKTLRDEGNIVYTPTLSGLGDRAYELNADINLSTHIQDILGLFRFEELEDVILVGHSYSGLVITAIADLLPDKIKALIYVDAMVPEEGGEQISNMCLMDFMKEAKKESFLKNAKVKGGGFKIPSPDSAYFDIDPRKREWVNSLLVPQPIATFTEKLHLTGAWQTIGKRTFVYAEGYSNNPHTHRYQQFQKDPNWSCHSLPCGHDVMIDMPQQLANILKDH
- a CDS encoding NlpC/P60 family protein, translating into MKRIAVLLFMFTSHAMAAAFVNVPVLNIYAKRSRVSMLGSQAIYGERLRVIRFDHAWTLVQTKDHYRGWIYGKVLAWKKNDGGKAARVMTVHRMNNLYRSPDTAASSPLQVLPFGVSMPVIYHSHRHQGRWLEVRLVTGEKGWIQQGDIRADNKPLTLAAMLNLSWQFLGVPYTWGGKSSFGYDCSGFIQQLFGLMDIQLPRHSSAQAHWKGFISVRRNRLKAGDLLFFGVGQKISHVGLYLGRINNHRMFIDATVSDNYGRNAPLVQLSDLDSPFWSRLFIEARRLKQGR
- a CDS encoding MFS transporter, which encodes MSAFTMSQFNSKIRYIIYCYACFAWMCATVTMPLIVPLSHQFAIPSHVLHFTISVMLFFFAVSQFVGGALSDSFGRKKVLLVFLLLNLIGLVASSIATRADIFILGQALTGLGGGVLAVLTRAIAVDSFDEQSLGKIFTTNAMLIFIAPIISSQLGMHFYTVSRVTDVYFVFSVISLVLFIISVMFLPETLNDGEKKRFNLNSVVRNYFNILNNKKFLCYWVSFSIATGLVIGGVFTILSRVYIGTFGISPDKYSIVVFGCSIFILIGIFLTRRIISPEVRARIKILKSLLCFGFLSILVFLVSLIMDQVNIYTTSVTLILLAIFCGMLCPFANYFAMNSLNESKGSGSALISISGSLASAIVSLIVGVSLFSPIDLLMIASFFGVSTILFLRTRRCIVEQ